In Lentilitoribacter sp. Alg239-R112, the following proteins share a genomic window:
- a CDS encoding anti-sigma factor — protein MSTGLGDYGLKNNDEDLAAEYVLGVLDSDARQLAAKRIESDIAFARMVSSWEQHFSGLNAGYEEVQAPDAVKTAIDKELFAAPTQQSDGALGFLTRFRIPILIAVLLIAISPRVMDYLTVTQEQILYTSEIASLEGFDVAFEAKLTDAGLTVTQNKGTKPADKDYELWLVLADGPVLSLGVISGELNREGLDIPADSKFAISVEPIGGSPTGVATGPVVALGPLLKA, from the coding sequence ATGAGCACTGGGCTGGGTGATTACGGTTTGAAAAATAATGATGAAGACTTGGCAGCCGAATACGTCCTTGGTGTGCTAGATTCAGATGCTCGTCAACTTGCTGCAAAACGCATTGAAAGCGACATCGCCTTTGCGCGCATGGTCTCATCTTGGGAGCAACATTTCTCTGGCCTCAATGCTGGTTATGAAGAGGTGCAAGCGCCTGATGCTGTTAAAACTGCGATCGACAAAGAATTATTTGCCGCCCCAACACAACAAAGCGATGGTGCACTTGGTTTTCTGACCCGTTTTCGTATTCCTATTTTGATTGCGGTGCTTCTGATCGCAATTTCTCCACGCGTCATGGATTACTTAACAGTAACGCAAGAGCAGATTCTTTATACAAGTGAGATAGCCAGCCTCGAGGGATTTGATGTCGCATTTGAGGCAAAGCTTACGGACGCTGGCCTTACGGTGACACAGAATAAGGGAACAAAACCGGCCGATAAAGATTATGAGCTTTGGCTTGTATTAGCAGATGGCCCTGTACTGTCTCTTGGGGTGATCTCAGGTGAGTTAAACCGTGAAGGTTTAGATATCCCAGCGGACTCAAAATTTGCGATATCTGTTGAACCGATCGGCGGCTCGCCCACTGGCGTAGCAACAGGCCCGGTTGTGGCATT
- a CDS encoding sigma-70 family RNA polymerase sigma factor: protein MDLGNIRLSQTDIIADLISKIALRDRKAFDTLYSHTSSKLFGVLCRLLTDRAEAEDALQEVYVRIWQKADRFATQDASAMSWVYAIARNHAIDRLRTRKTDTSPIDDMADFLADDAKSPEQNAVASGEAAAVEHCMEKLGELKADAVRAAYMEGYSYQELSDRYKIPLNTMRTWLRRSLQSLRACLEE from the coding sequence ATGGACCTTGGGAATATACGATTGTCTCAGACAGATATCATCGCAGATCTAATATCCAAGATAGCGCTTCGAGATCGAAAAGCGTTTGATACGCTATATTCTCACACATCTTCGAAACTTTTTGGCGTTCTGTGTCGTTTACTAACTGACAGGGCCGAAGCAGAAGATGCTTTGCAGGAGGTTTATGTGCGGATTTGGCAGAAGGCAGATCGTTTTGCGACGCAAGATGCCAGCGCTATGTCGTGGGTTTATGCTATCGCGCGTAACCATGCGATTGACCGTTTGCGAACACGTAAGACCGATACATCGCCAATTGATGATATGGCAGACTTTCTCGCCGATGATGCCAAAAGCCCTGAGCAAAACGCTGTAGCCTCCGGCGAGGCGGCGGCAGTGGAGCATTGCATGGAGAAGCTTGGCGAGTTAAAAGCAGATGCAGTGCGAGCAGCTTATATGGAAGGATATAGCTATCAGGAGCTATCTGATCGTTATAAGATTCCACTTAATACAATGCGGACGTGGCTAAGACGTAGCCTTCAAAGTCTGCGCGCATGTTTGGAAGAATGA